Within Serratia odorifera, the genomic segment CTACCGTGATTTCAGCCTGCCATTGCGCGCGCTGGCTGTTGTAGTGGTTATTGCTGTTGCGGGCGCCATTGCCCTGATGACCACCAAAGGCAAAGCTACCGTAGCGTTTGCGCGTGAAGCGCGTACCGAAGTCCGTAAAGTGATTTGGCCAACCGCCAGGAAACGCTACATACCACGTTGATCGTCGCCGCGGTAACTGCCGTGATGTCACTGATTCTGTGGGGGCTGGATGGCATTCTGGTCCGTTTGGTATCGTTTATTACTGGCCTGAGGTTCTAAAATGTCTGAAGCTCCAAAAAAACGTTGGTACGTCGTTCAGGCGTTTTCCGGTTTTGAAGGTCGCGTTGCACAATCGCTGCGCGAGCACATCAAACTGCATGATATGGAAGAGCTGTTCGGCGAAGTTATGGTGCCTACGGAAGAAGTGGTTGAAATCCGTGGCGGTCAGCGTCGCAAGAGCGAGCGCAAGTTCTTCCCCGGCTATGTGCTGGTGCAGATGGTGATGAACGATGCCAGCTGGCACCTGGTGCGCAGCGTGCCACGCGTGATGGGCTTCATCGGCGGCACTTCCGATCGCCCCGGCGCCTATCAGCGACAAAGAAGTCGACGCCATCATGAATCGTCTGCAGCAGGTGGGTGACAAGCCACGGCCGAAAACGCTGTTCGAACCAGGCGAACTGGTGCGTGTCAACGACGGTCCATTCGCCGACTTCAATGGCGTGGTTGAAGAAGTTGACTACGAGAAGAGCCGCCTGAAAGTTTCGGTTTCCATTTTCGGCCGTGCTACGCCGGTGGAACTGGACTTCAGCCAGGTTGAAAAAGGCTGATTGAATAATCAGCAATACAGGCCGAATTGATGCTTGTAAGAGGCGTGAAATTGAACTACAATTTCGCGCCTTTTGTTTTTAGATGCCTTGCTCAGCATGATGAGCGGGGTGAAACACGGGGAGCCTCTTGCGAGGCGATACTACCCAAACGAGGAAATTTACATGGCCAAGAAAGTACAAGCCTACGTTAAGCTGCAAGTTGCAGCTGGTATGGCTAACCCGAGCCCGCCAGTCGGTCCAGCTCTGGGTCAGCAAGGTGTTAACATCATGGAATTCTGTAAGGCGTTCAATGCTAAGACTGACAGCGTTGAAAAAGGCCTGCCGATCCCGGTTGTTATTACCGTTTATTCTGATCGCTCCTTCACTTTCGTTACCAAAACCCCGCCAGCAGCAGTACTGCTGAAGAAAGCGGCTGGTATCAAGTCTGGTTCCGGCAAGCCGAACAAAGACAAAGTTGGTAAAGTGACTCGTGCGCAGGTACGTGAAATCGCAGAAACCAAAGCTGCGGACATGACTGGTTCTGACGTTGAAGCGATGACTCGCTCCATCCGAAGGTACTGCTCGTTCCATGGGCCTGGTAGTGGAGGATTAAGAGATGGCTAAGCTGACCAAGCGCATGCGCGTGATCCGTGACAAAGTTGATGCTACTAAACAGTATGACATCACCGAAGCTGTTGCTCTGCTGAAAGAGCTGGCCACCGCTAAATTCGTAGAAAGCGTTGACGTTGCCGTGAACCTCGGCATCGACGCGCGTAAATCTGACCAAAACGTTCGTGGCGCTACCGTTCTGCCACACGGTACCGGTCGTTCAGTTCGCGTTGCCGTATTTGCCCAGGGCCCTAACGCTGAAGCTGCTAAAGCAGCTGGCGCAGAGCTGGTAGGTATGGAAGATCTGGCAGACCAGATCAAGAAAGGCGAAATGAACTTCGACGTGGTTATTGCTTCTCCGGATGCAATGCGCGTTGTTGGCCAACTGGGCCAGGTTCTGGGCCCACGTGGTCTGATGCCAAACCCGAAAGTGGGTACCGTTACTCCGAACGTTGCTGAAGCAGTGAAAAACGCTAAAGCAGGCCAGGTTCGTTACCGTAACGACAAAAACGGCATCATCCATACCACTATCGGTAAGGTTGATTTCGAGTCAGACAAACTGAAAGAAAACCTGGAAGCTCTGCTGGTTGCGCTGAAAAAAGCAAAACCATCTCAGGCTAAAGGTATGTACATCAAGAAAGTTAGCCTCTCCACCACCATGGGTGCTGGCGTTGCTATCGATCAAAGCGGTTTGTCTGCCGCAGCGAACTAATCGTTTAACGATTAATCGCTTTGACTTGGGGCAAATTTTCACCTAGAATCTTATGCCCCAAGGTTTTGCTATAGGCGAATCGCCAATAGCGGGACAACAGAATTTTCGGTTGGAGCCTGGCCTAATCCAGGCCTCCGTCCAAGACCGCAGGTGTATCGAAAGATACTTAATCTTCCTGCGTAGACGGTGACAGAGCCTAAAGAAATTTTTTAATGAATGTCTTTGCTGGATTCTGCTCACCGTGTTAAGCCGCTCGGCATGGCGCTTTTGCAAGGTGCCGAGTGAAGTGAGTTCCGGGGTATTCCCCCGGCTAATCCAGGAGCAAAAAGCTAATGGCATTAAATCTTCAAGACAAACAAGCGATTGTTGCTGAAGTCAACGAAGTAGCCAAAGGCGCGCTGTCTGCGGTTGTTGCGGATTCCCGCGGCGTTACCGTAGATAAAATGACTGAACTGCGTAAAGCAGGTCGTGAAGCTGGCGTTTACATGCGTGTTGTTCGTAACACCCTGATGCGTCGCGTAGTTGAAGGCACTCCATTCGAATGCCTGAAAGACACGTTTGTCGGTCCTACCTTGATTGCATTCTCTAACGAACACCCGGGCGCTGCTGCTCGTCTGTTCAAAGAGTTCGCGAAAGCGAATGCAAAGTTCGAGGTTAAAGCTGCGGCCTTTGAAGGTGAGCTGATCCCTGC encodes:
- the rplA gene encoding 50S ribosomal protein L1, producing the protein MAKLTKRMRVIRDKVDATKQYDITEAVALLKELATAKFVESVDVAVNLGIDARKSDQNVRGATVLPHGTGRSVRVAVFAQGPNAEAAKAAGAELVGMEDLADQIKKGEMNFDVVIASPDAMRVVGQLGQVLGPRGLMPNPKVGTVTPNVAEAVKNAKAGQVRYRNDKNGIIHTTIGKVDFESDKLKENLEALLVALKKAKPSQAKGMYIKKVSLSTTMGAGVAIDQSGLSAAAN
- the rplJ gene encoding 50S ribosomal protein L10, coding for MALNLQDKQAIVAEVNEVAKGALSAVVADSRGVTVDKMTELRKAGREAGVYMRVVRNTLMRRVVEGTPFECLKDTFVGPTLIAFSNEHPGAAARLFKEFAKANAKFEVKAAAFEGELIPAAQIDRLATLPTYDEAIARLMATMKEAAAGKLVRTLAAVRDQKEAA